DNA sequence from the Salvelinus alpinus chromosome 7, SLU_Salpinus.1, whole genome shotgun sequence genome:
tgacaaaaatatctaaagacactgaagcagcaaactttgtgaaaattaatatttgtgtcattctcaaaacttttggccacgactgtatactgCGTTATGGTGAAGTTATAAGAATTGTTATGACTTGTCATTGTAAGACTTGTGATGAGCATGAATGAACCCATTAAAATGTGTTATAATCATTAACTGTTCTTCGTATATACAAACATATGAATATTATTaaacaacatacagtatctgtTTCCAGGTTGGTTCACATAGTCGTAGAACAACATATGTAATTGGAAAAATTACTACTATCTGAAAAATATGTGGAGAGTGTTCAAGaaaaccctttataaagcatgttGTATAACATTATCATATTCATTATAAAATGTAATATTATTCAAGTAAACCCTCCAAAAATCGTAATTATcgattatttatatttctatgtcATCTAGATACTTTCAGTGGAAGATGATGCAACAGTGAGAAAGACCGTAGCGGCTGCAGACTGGGTGTTGGACTGCCTATCCTCTCTAGCTTCCTCCCTGGACATCCTGTCTCTACTGAAGGCCTTCCATCCGTTCACTGAGGCCCTAGTTCTCCTGAACAACCTGGTAGTGAAGCGGGCTGAAGCCCTGCAGGTAAGGGGAGGGAACGTGCTCAACTCTTAGCCTGGTCAAGCAGACTGATCGTTTCACTTCAATTGTCAATTGAAACAGAGTGTGAGCTATCGTGAGATCAGGCTACTCAACTCCATCCTCTTGTGTAAAATAATGAAAGGTTGTTTGCAGTCAACAGTCTGTAACAATGAAAAAAAGAGGACCAGCTAAGCACTCACTCAATGTACCTGTAGTTGCAATTGAAGTCTTTGTTTATCTTCTGTTTTCCTACAGGATCCTAGGCAGACGGAGCACTTGCACAACTCTTTGGACTCCTTGAGGAAATGCATCTCTATGCTTCACACGGCTATGGTCACCACTATCAAACACCCAACCAGTGAGCAGGCCCAAGCCTCCAAAACGTACATTCTGGACAAGGTGAAAAGCACTGTGAAAGACATTGTAACTACACTCGAGAGTTATTGCCGTAGAGGTGGTGTTGCCTTAGGTCCGTGTGGGTACTACATTGACAGGCGTGATGGTTTGATAAGGCTTCTGGCCagttcttcctcctcttcctcgatCAGTAACGTTGACAGCCTCTTAAGAGATCTTGTGTTCCACTGCATGGTGGTGGCCAACTCCTCACAAAGGGAGCTTCAGCACTGTGTGGTGGATCATTGTCGACATGTCCTACATCTCTGGTCAGAAATGTCCAGGCTTGTAAAGCTTCCAGAGAATCCTGATGATGATAACCTGAACCAGCATTTACAGAGTATCTGTTTTTCACTGATGCAGCAAATCCAGAATCTTGATAGTGCTATGATGACTGCAGTTCTATATCAAGTTCTGGACACGTTTGTTACAGGGTCAAGTCCACTCGAAGATCTGATGAATATGGTTGGACAAGTCTTGGAGAATGATTCAGTTGAAGAGTTGCCGGTAGATCCAGTTTCTATCCATGTATTGCTCATGGATCTTCTCTCACAGGCTGATAGGATGATACAGGTTGCAAGTTTCATCTCGGCTTTCGCCACGGATTCTAAGAGTCTAGAAAATGTGGAGAACTCAAGGGCATGCCTCACGCGTCTGAAGGCTGAGATCAAACCTCTCGCACTGGAGTTGGATAAAGACGGTTCAGACTTAGAGAACTGCTTTGAGGCCGTGCAGAAACTCCACGATCAGTGTGAGAGATGGGAAGAGGAGACCGGTCAGCTGCAGGATGCTCTTTGTGACATCATCGATGTTAGAGAATTCACTAGCTTGGCAGTTCACGAGATGGCTAACGACCAGTGTGGATGCGACGCGGCGTATAAAGCCCAGAACCACAAACTGTTCAGAAAGCATGCTGATGACCTTATCTCCCACACAAAACAGGTGGTTCACTCTGTTAGAAGACACGTAGACAAGAGTGACAACCCCATCTACCGCAATGGACTCCTAGTTCTGTTGAAACAGGTTGAAGCGTCACAGGCCAAAGTGGTCGGATCTGTCAGAGACATGTGCTCTGGTTCCAGTCTTGATGTGAATGTATACTCTGTCTTTTCAGATCACGCATTTGTGGTGATCCAGCACTTTAGAGTGTTAAGAGAAGGGCTGGATGGACAGCAACATCCACACCTCCTCAGTCCACTGCGAGAGGATGCACGCCAGAGCATAGTCTCATCCTCAGTCCAAGCAACCAATCAGGTTCAAGGATCAGCTATGGATCAGGAAATAAGAGACCTTAGCCTTCAGTTTCCTGTTCTAGATGTTTCAGAAAGGGATTCACCAGTTGAATGTAAAGTTGAGTTCTTAGAAAAAGAAATTAGAGAGCCTATGATGGCAGACAAAGACTTCAATGATGATTCAAAGGGGCCAGCTGTTTCAGGTGAAGCGAATCCAATCCCAAAGCCTCTTGATTTCGACCTTTTGCCCCTCTTGTATAAGGTTGTGACTGTGACTAAAGAAAAAGATGTAACAGTCCTCAGCAAAGCCTGTACAGGAGTTCTCAAGCTTTCAAATTGTTACGCTCAGGCTGCGAAAGAAGCTTCAACTATTGTTGACGCTGTCGATAGTCAGACATTGGATATCTTCAGATCAGAGTTAGTGGCCCTGACGCCTCAGTTAGTCCAGACAGCTCAGGAGACTGCAATGAGCTTAGCTATGAGCACGGACAGTCTCTACAAACACAGTACACTGTTCTCTGACCTGATCAACAACATCAGGAAAGTCCTCTTACCAGCTGCTGGAACCTGGTACCACGCCGTTTATTCAATGTTTCAAGGTCGTCCACGAAACATGTCAGCCACTGCCATTTCTCAGGAACTCAGCAAAGTCATGAGTTGGTGTGCCGATGTGGTGCAGCTGTTGACGTCGTCTGATATAACGCCACCAAGTGACTGTCAGGAGAGCTTTACAGTTTTGTACAGCAAGCTGAACAAAGCCCATAACAACACAAGAGAGCTGACAGAACTTGCTAGCTCATCAACATCAGGTCAGGCAGATGAACTTGAGGGGCCTTGTATTCTGTGGGCACTGTCAGTCCAAGTTTTACTGAATTCTTTGGATAAGATTTTAGGAACAAGGGAAACGTTGATGAGACAGTTGACCCCTCAGAAAAGGTTGGCGGCCATGTCCGAGAACTCACTGCGAATCCAAGAGGCAGCGAGACTGACTAGCGTGAATTGTAAAAGCGCCTACAAAGTGAAAACGTTGACACAACTTCAGGAGGAATTAAAGACTCTCACTGAGGCATACTTACAGGTAGCTGAGGACCTCTGCATTGTATCTCTCTCAGGCGTCCTCCAGTTTGCCAGGTCAGAAGTTCTACAAAGACAGCTTCTGATTAAAATGAGGGTGCTATCCGGCCACTTGAACAAAGCAAATAAGGACTATGTCACCGCAATTCAAAACATCGTAAACATTGCTTATAAGGCTTCCAAGCACCACAAAGATAACAAGACATCCAAGGAGGCCCAAGAAACATTTGAGACTGCTGCAGAGTTGCTTTTCGAGAACGCCAAAGCTGCTACCAAGAGCGTTGAAGACTGTTTCAACTACATTCGCAACCCTCGTGCTCGGATTAACCTGAGGTCCATCAACGATCATCTGTCCTTCCAGATCTCTGATATAGTGAGCCGAGCAAGGCTGGTAGTGGAGACCCACTGTGTCTACGACACTCTCAGTCTGGAGATCCAGATACAGTGCTGGTCGGCCAAGGCTCGCTTTTTAGCCGAGGAAATCTATAAGGTGGATGGGCTAAGCCAGGAGGCGAAGGAACACGTCAAGGTAGAGTTAACTTAGCTCTTTGTTGTTTATATTCCCCTTGTTTTCTTTGTTTAAAAGCACACACTGTAACACTTTGAGATTATTATACAAATAAAATCATGTTATAAAATGCATGTGTTATTATTATGAAGGTTGGTCTGCAGGGTGGAACACCAGGAGATTCCAAAGAAGGGATGACTGAGAGCAATCTTTCTCCTACTCTGAAGAAGCTTGATTACCAACCAGACATTGCACCCTGGCAGACAACCAATCCAGAGAATTTAAATACCACAGAACAGAATTCCAGTATCTGTGGTGCAACGCCCAAATATGAACCTGGGATGGCAACAAAACAATATGTGAGTATTGAATAGCTGATACTTTAAATATTTTAACTACATAGATACAAGATCATCTACTTTTGTATTGTACGGTATTTGTGATTTTTCTGTGAGAATTATATTCACATTATATAGagtatatacatttgaagtcggaagtttacatacacttaggttggagtcattaaaacttgtttttcaaccactccacaaatttcttgttaacaaactatagttttggcaagtcggttaggacatctactttgtgcatgactgtaacggctttcttctgtggacgaaggagaggaccaaagcgcagcgcggttagtgttcaacatgtttaataacgacAATAAAcatgaacactacaaaaatacaaaacaataaatgtgaaaaaccaaaacagtcctatctggtgcatagacacaaagacagaagacaaccacccacaaaacccaacacaaaacaggctacctaaatatggctcccaatcagagacaaacgactaacacctgcctctgattgggaaccatattaggccaaacacagaaacaggaaaactagacaaacaacatagaatgcccactcagctcacgtcctgaccaacactaaaacaaagaaaacacaaaagaactatggtcagaacgtgacaatgacacaagtaatttttagagcaattgtttacagacagattatttcacttataatgcactgtatcacaattccagtgggtcagaggtttacatacactaatttgactgtgcctttaaacagcttggaaaattccagaaaattatgtcatggctttagaagcttctgataggctaattgacataatttgaggtgtacttgtggatttatttcaaggcctaccttcaaactcagtgcttccttgcttgacatcatgggaaaatcaaaagaaatcagccaatacctctgaaaagaaattgtagacctccacaagtctggttcatccttgggagctatttccaaacacctgaaggtaccacgttcatctgtacaaacaatagtacgcaagtataaacaccatgggacaacacagccgtcataacgctcaggaaggagacgtgttctgtctcctagagatgaacgtactttggtgcgaaaagtgcaaatcaatcccagaacaacagcaaaggaccctgtgaagatgctggaggaaacgggtacaaaagtatctatatccacagtgaaacgagttctatatcgacataacctgaaaggcacctcagcaaggaagaagtcactgctccaaaaccaccataaaaaagccaggctacggtttgcaactgcacaaagatcatacttttcggaaaaatgtcctctagtctgatgaaacaaaaatagaactgtttggccataatgaccatcattatgtttggaggaaaaagggggaggcttgcaagccgaagacaccatcccaaccgtgaagtacgggtgtggcagcatcatgttgtgggggtgctttgctgcaggagggactgatgcccttcacaaaatggatggcatcatgaggctggaaaattatgttgatatattgaggcaacatctcaagacatcagtcaggaagttcaagcttggtcacaaatgggtcttccaaatggacaatgaccccaagcatacttccaaagttgtggcaaaatggcttaaggacaacaaagtcaaggtattggagtggccatcacaaagccctgatctcaatcatatagaaaatttgtgggcagaactgaaaaagcgagcaaggaggcctacaaacctgactcagttacaccagctctgtcaggaggaatgggccaaaattcaccaaaattattgtgagaagcttgtggaaggctacctgaaacatttgacccaagttaaacaatttaaaggcaatgctaccaaatactaattgagtgtatgtaaacatctgacccactgggaatgtgatgaaagaaatgaaagctgaaataaatcattctctcttctattattctaacatttcacattcttaaaataaagtggtgatcctaactgacctacgacagggaatttttactgggattaaatgtcaagaattgtgaaaaactgagtttaaatgtatttggctaaggtttatgtaaacttccgacttcaactgtacattagattatatatacagtgcacatttattgaaaataaaaaacagataccttattttcataagtattcagaccctttgctatgagactcaaaattgtgctcaggtgcatcctgcatCCATTGATTAttcctgagatgtttctacaacttgattggaatccacatgtggtaaattcaattgattggacatgattttgaaagacaCACACTAttttaggtcccacagttgacagtgcatgtcagagcaaaaaccaagccatgaggttgaatgaattgtcgcagagctccgagacaggattgtgtcgaggcacagatctggggaagagtaccaaaaaaattctgcagcattgaaggtccccaagaacacagtggcctccatcattcttaaatggaagaagtttggaaccattaagactcttcctagagctggccgcccagccaaactgattaatcaggggagaagggccttagtcagggaggtgaccatgaacccgatagtctctctgacagagctccatagttcctctgtggagatgggagaaccttccagaaggacaaccatctctgcagcactcgaccaatcatgcctttatggtagagtagccaaaCGGAAGctactccttagtaaaaggcacatgacagcctgcttggactttgccaaaagacacctaaaggactctccgaccatgagaaacaagattctctgttctgatgaaaccaagattgaactatttggcctgaatgccaagcgtcacgtctggaggaaacctggcaccatccctactgtgaagcatggtggtggcaacatcatgctgtgggggtgtttgtcagcagcagggactgggagactagtcaggatcgagggaaagatgaacggagcaaagtacagagagatccttgatgaaaacctgctccagagcactcaggaaccccgactggggtgaaggttcaccttccaacaggacaacaaccctaagcacacagccaagacaatgcaggcgtGGCTTCCGggcaagtctcaatgtccttgagtggcccagccagagcccggacttcaacccgatctaacatttctggagagacctgaaaatagctgtgcagcgacgctccccatccaacctgacagagcttgagaagatctgcagagaagaatgggataaactccccaaataaaggtgtgccaagcttatcgCATCATAcacaagactcaaggctgtaatcgctgccaaaagttattcaacaaagtactgagcaaatggtttgagtacttatgtaaatgtaatatttcagttaaaTTTTTTTTGCTAtgttattatgaggtattgtgtgtagattgatgagggggaaaaaactatttaattaattttagaataaggatgtaaggtaacaaaatgtggaaaaagtaaagggttctgaatactttccaaatgcactgtatacgttCACATCTTTCTTTGCAGGATGCCCCAAGGTCTGCATTCTTCAGAGACACCCTATCCCTGACTTACTACACCCCTTCCCTCACCTACACCACAATCACCCCATCTCTTACCTACACCGCCTTGTTCCTCAAACAAGAGACAGACAGGTGGGATGCTCGGGGCAACCGTATCGTCCAGGTAACCAGGGAGATTGCAGACCAGATCTACCACATGGCCCAGTACCTGAGGAGGAAAGGGCCCATACTGGTAatggcaatcaatcaatcaatatatatatttttcacaaactcgataggtgcagtgaaatgtgtggttttacagggtcagccatagtagtaaggcgcccctggagcaaattagggttaagtgccttgctcaatggcacgtcgacagatttatcaccttgtcggctcagatATTTaatcttttggttactggcccacggGCAAGGtggtttaatttatttattttcatggttggacataaaagactgtaaaaacacaggaaatcagctccaagtgattttaatttaacaaatctgttcccaagtattcccaaacataatagagagacacgtgatcgtataTAAATGTAATCAATGTTATAgtgaaatattatatctgtttgggcttcttgcagtcaatttgcagtctacaaattatttgtaactatgctctaaccgctaggctaccttacACCAATAATCAATCTGTTTATTGTATTTAGTGCAGTCAGGACGAATTCTGAATGCCTGAATATTTGCTATTTATTTGTCCGGATTAAGCATTTTCttaaaagtatatggacaccccttcaaatgaatggattCAACTATTTCAGCCGCACCGTCATAgggtgccacctttccaacaagtcagttttcacatttctgccctgctagaactgccccggtcaattgtaagtgatgttattctgaaggggaaacatctaggagcaacaacggctcagctgcgaagtggtaggccacataagctcacataacgggactgccgagtgctgaagcgcgtagcgcgcaaaaattgtctgtcctcggttgcaacactcactatcgagttccaaactgcctctggaagcaacgtcagcacaagaactgttcgtcggcagcttcatgaaatgggtttccatgtcagagcagccgcacacaggactaagatcaccatgcgcaaagccaaacattggctggagtggtgtaaagctcgtcgccattgg
Encoded proteins:
- the LOC139580552 gene encoding uncharacterized protein — encoded protein: MRTEMSSLVEPMTVSGQHVLLAAQKLNIQPGLAEHREELITATQNVLLGVVKILSVEDDATVRKTVAAADWVLDCLSSLASSLDILSLLKAFHPFTEALVLLNNLVVKRAEALQDPRQTEHLHNSLDSLRKCISMLHTAMVTTIKHPTSEQAQASKTYILDKVKSTVKDIVTTLESYCRRGGVALGPCGYYIDRRDGLIRLLASSSSSSSISNVDSLLRDLVFHCMVVANSSQRELQHCVVDHCRHVLHLWSEMSRLVKLPENPDDDNLNQHLQSICFSLMQQIQNLDSAMMTAVLYQVLDTFVTGSSPLEDLMNMVGQVLENDSVEELPVDPVSIHVLLMDLLSQADRMIQVASFISAFATDSKSLENVENSRACLTRLKAEIKPLALELDKDGSDLENCFEAVQKLHDQCERWEEETGQLQDALCDIIDVREFTSLAVHEMANDQCGCDAAYKAQNHKLFRKHADDLISHTKQVVHSVRRHVDKSDNPIYRNGLLVLLKQVEASQAKVVGSVRDMCSGSSLDVNVYSVFSDHAFVVIQHFRVLREGLDGQQHPHLLSPLREDARQSIVSSSVQATNQVQGSAMDQEIRDLSLQFPVLDVSERDSPVECKVEFLEKEIREPMMADKDFNDDSKGPAVSGEANPIPKPLDFDLLPLLYKVVTVTKEKDVTVLSKACTGVLKLSNCYAQAAKEASTIVDAVDSQTLDIFRSELVALTPQLVQTAQETAMSLAMSTDSLYKHSTLFSDLINNIRKVLLPAAGTWYHAVYSMFQGRPRNMSATAISQELSKVMSWCADVVQLLTSSDITPPSDCQESFTVLYSKLNKAHNNTRELTELASSSTSGQADELEGPCILWALSVQVLLNSLDKILGTRETLMRQLTPQKRLAAMSENSLRIQEAARLTSVNCKSAYKVKTLTQLQEELKTLTEAYLQVAEDLCIVSLSGVLQFARSEVLQRQLLIKMRVLSGHLNKANKDYVTAIQNIVNIAYKASKHHKDNKTSKEAQETFETAAELLFENAKAATKSVEDCFNYIRNPRARINLRSINDHLSFQISDIVSRARLVVETHCVYDTLSLEIQIQCWSAKARFLAEEIYKVDGLSQEAKEHVKVGLQGGTPGDSKEGMTESNLSPTLKKLDYQPDIAPWQTTNPENLNTTEQNSSICGATPKYEPGMATKQYDAPRSAFFRDTLSLTYYTPSLTYTTITPSLTYTALFLKQETDRWDARGNRIVQVTREIADQIYHMAQYLRRKGPILSKEMFVSTAKGVVSNCQYITHFVKVISNHCLDKQCTAELSLRVEQILTITNQLTIISSVNALTPGSKSSDEILVKNAQNLLQIVLHGVRAAETACIKGLRQPEPNSDGVEAAALCFQWKRNLQMHRAQQNCNSDTDDLGLRRTSQHRESPSLAPPMHIQKQGFK